From Hydractinia symbiolongicarpus strain clone_291-10 chromosome 12, HSymV2.1, whole genome shotgun sequence, one genomic window encodes:
- the LOC130621110 gene encoding uncharacterized protein LOC130621110, with translation MDGFMLKHRLIQDSKLHGFTHNANLQKRVSKKFGWSKSLTNVVLDAYNEFLELKIVFRDWNDMQLVPSWCIQQVWKVHVLDTKVYSDVCVSLCGHLIQYDIDSGIDKEFKNQRIELTRAVYKERFNRTLCGSVWSFEHVSTWWMEYTDLKQDANLESDCTKSTEKTISKCLSNASKMNNKRCYGTDLSSNNVAKNCPKVSSVKEDYKVERKNVKSRIKSKSKRINLCKISAIITRSAAKKQKLTN, from the exons ATGGATGGATTTATGTTAAAG CACCGGTTGATTCAAGATTCAAAGTTACACGGATTCACTCATAATGCTAATCTACAGAAAagagtttcaaaaaaatttggatGGTCGAAATCACTTACAAATGTAGTGCTTGATGCTTATAATGAATTCTTAGAATTAAAGATAGTATTTCGAGATTGGAATGATATGCAGCTAGTACCATCATGGTGTATTCAGCAAGTTTGGAAGGTCCATGTGCTTGACACAAAAGTATATTCTGATGTATGTGTCAGTTTATGTGGGCATCTCATCCAGTACGATATAGACAGTGGTATCGACAaggaatttaaaaatcaaagaaTTGAACTAACTAGAGCCGTTTACAAAGAAAGATTTAACAGAACTTTATGTGGTAGTGTTTGGTCCTTTGAGCATGTATCAACATGGTGGATGGAGTATACAGATTTAAAACAGGATGCAAATCTTGAAAGTGACTGTACAAAAAGcacagaaaaaacaatttctaaATGCTTATCTAATGCATCTAAAATGAACAATAAACGATGTTATGGCACAGATTTAAGTAGCAATAACGTTGCAAAAAATTGTCCCAAGGTCAGTAGCGTAAAAGAAGATTATAAAGTTGAAAGAAAGAATGTGAAATCACGCATAAAAAGCAAGTCAAAGCGCATAAATTTGTGTAAAATTTCTGCGATAATAACACGGTCTGCTgcaaaaaaacagaaattgaccaattaa